From the genome of Peptoniphilus sp. ING2-D1G:
AGTTTTAAATAGCAAAGTAACAAAGTAAATAATAGAAATTAAAAAACGGAACTCATGTAGCTAATTCTCTACTGAGTTCCGTTTTTTGTAGGGGCGTCCGCATTCGTCCGCCCGTCATAATTCGCTATATAATATAATGCGGGACGATGAAGGCATCGTCCCCTACAATCTCACATTTTTATTCATTATCCGTCGTGGCGGATGTCCGCGTCCGTTCGATACAATTTCATATTTTTATTCATTGGTCAATTGGTCGTTTCAGTTTTTTATACAATGATTATCTACATATTTCCCCTGTAGGGGCGGTCGCCTTCGTCCGCCCGATACACAACAGACTAACCGATTCCCATAGATGTGACCTGTGATTTAAAGGGATTATTGCACCTTCAATATGCCTTTGATTTCCTTCAAAAGGTCAAGTTGCGTTTCATAAACACCGTCTACATCTTCGTTTTCGGAGTCAAATTTATAATATCTTGCGTTGTTTTTGCCATAGGGCTTGATATCGCAAATCCTGAAATATTCATATGTAAACTCACCTAAATGCTGATCGAATAAAAGCTCTATATCTCCGTCGTGCAAATCCTGATGATTTTCTTCGTCGGATTTTTTTAATGAAGAGAGAAGTTCTGTAATCTGCTCTATCATTTCATCGCTTAATTCTATATCTTCCGGAGTCTTTGAGTCGCCATCTTCTCGCATTATTTGAGTTTTCAAAGTGTTAAAAGAATATTTTTCACCTGAGGCGAAATCTATTGTGTAGGTGGGCAATTTGGAGTCTGTATCTTTATTTTCTTTTTCTGAAACAGTATCATTTTTTGTGCATCCTATTAAAATAAAAGCAAGCACGAAAATTAAATATTTTTTCATAACATCACCTCTTAAATAATAACATATGGTATACTATAATCCACTGATTAAAATAAGAGGTAATTATGAGCAGGAAAAAGAAAAAACAAATTACATTAAGAGATATTAAAAAGATTGAGCTGACGGAAGAAGAAAAAAACATTGCAAAGAAAAAATCTATACTTACAATACTTCTGTGTATTTTGTGGCCGGTTACATTATTTATGCTGTGGCCCGGAGCAAGAAATGCCTTCGGAAATTTATATTTTTTAATTGCCGCAATCTCAATTTTAAATGTGGCGATGACTTATTTGTACTTAAATCTCGAAATCTCAAGAGATAAATACATTTCCTACACCTTCAATTCCGGTATCGGCAAAATAGAGAGAATAGCCATGTTGTTTTTAATTGTGGAAGTGGTATTTATCCTCTTATATATTTTTGTACTTAATTGAGAAGATGTGATTTTAAAACTCACTTAGGGATTGACAAATATACGATTCCGATGTACTATATAAATAGTTGATTATGAAGATAATCGATTATTTTTTAACTTAAAGGACAAAGATGGTCAAAGGTGATTATATGGCAAAACTTTCAAATTCAATTGAAGAATTTTTAAATGCTCTTTTAGAAGAAACAGACGGAATTTTAGAAATTCAAAGATCGAAAATTTCAGACAAATTTAATTGTGCCCCGTCGCAAATTAACTACGTTTTGACTACAAGATTCACACCCTATAAGGGATATTATGTTGAATCAAGAAGAGGCGGTGGCGGTTATATTAGAATAGTAAGGGTAGAAATAAAGAATAAGAGCAGAATGGAAAAAATATTTAATGATGAAATCGGAGAATCTTTAACTAAGGGAAAAGCGGATCAAATAATCGACGAGTTGGTACATCTTGAATATTTAACAGACAGAGAAGCTGAACTTATAAAGGTATTGATAAATGACAGGTCCTTAAATAAGGCCAATGAAAATAAGAATGAACTTCGAGCGGATATATTGAAAAATATAATGCTTGTGATTCTACAATAGGAGGTTACTATGCTTTGCGATAATTGTAAAAAAAACGAAGCTATTATTTCATATACAAAAATGATCGGCAATGAGATAGATGAAGTGCATCTTTGCGCTGAGTGCGCTGAAAAAAAGATGAAGGAAGATATGGTTTTTAACAATGTTGTGACAGATAAAGTGGAAAGTTTTTTAAGGGAACTTTTTAAGCTTACGGGTAAAAATGAAAAATTTGTCGGAGATAAGAAGTGCAGCAGTTGCGGAACTACTTTTAAGGAATTGGAGCAAAACAGACTTGGTTGTGAAAATTGCTATGAAGAGTTTAAGGACGAAATAGAAAGCATGCTTCAAAGCCTGAAATTTTCTTCAAAACACATAGGTAAAATTCCCAAAGGTGCGGGAGAAGCTCCTATCCACAGACGTGAAGAAGAAGAATTGATAAATAAATTAAAAAATGCCGTAGATACTGAAAATTATGAAGAAGCGGCGGTTTTACGTGATAAATTAAAGGAGTTAAGAGAGACAAATGAGTGTAATATTATACAATGAACTTAAGTTGTCAAGAAATGTATCAGGTCTTAATTTTCCGTCAAAAATCGATAATGAAAGCGCAGAGAGAATCCTGACAAAGCTTGATTATAT
Proteins encoded in this window:
- a CDS encoding Hypothetical protein (Family membership) → MKKYLIFVLAFILIGCTKNDTVSEKENKDTDSKLPTYTIDFASGEKYSFNTLKTQIMREDGDSKTPEDIELSDEMIEQITELLSSLKKSDEENHQDLHDGDIELLFDQHLGEFTYEYFRICDIKPYGKNNARYYKFDSENEDVDGVYETQLDLLKEIKGILKVQ
- a CDS encoding putative membrane protein (Hypothetical protein); translated protein: MSRKKKKQITLRDIKKIELTEEEKNIAKKKSILTILLCILWPVTLFMLWPGARNAFGNLYFLIAAISILNVAMTYLYLNLEISRDKYISYTFNSGIGKIERIAMLFLIVEVVFILLYIFVLN
- a CDS encoding transcriptional regulator CtsR (This family consists of several Firmicute transcriptional repressor of class III stress genes (CtsR) proteins. CtsR of L. monocytogenes negatively regulates the clpC, clpP and clpE genes belonging to the CtsR regulon; High confidence in function and specificity), whose translation is MAKLSNSIEEFLNALLEETDGILEIQRSKISDKFNCAPSQINYVLTTRFTPYKGYYVESRRGGGGYIRIVRVEIKNKSRMEKIFNDEIGESLTKGKADQIIDELVHLEYLTDREAELIKVLINDRSLNKANENKNELRADILKNIMLVILQ
- a CDS encoding putative UvrB/uvrC protein (During the process of Escherichia coli nucleotide excision repair, DNA damage recognition and processing are achieved by the action of the uvrA, uvrB, and uvrC gene products. UvrB and UvrC share a common domain of around 35 amino acids, the so called UVR domain. This domain in UvrB can interact with the homologous domain in UvrC throughout a putative coiled coil structure. This interaction is important for the incision of the damaged strand; High confidence in function and specificity), translating into MLCDNCKKNEAIISYTKMIGNEIDEVHLCAECAEKKMKEDMVFNNVVTDKVESFLRELFKLTGKNEKFVGDKKCSSCGTTFKELEQNRLGCENCYEEFKDEIESMLQSLKFSSKHIGKIPKGAGEAPIHRREEEELINKLKNAVDTENYEEAAVLRDKLKELRETNECNIIQ